In the Streptomyces coeruleoprunus genome, GAGCGGGAGCCGGTCGAGTCTCGTGGGAGACGGGTGACGGGGGCCGCCTGCCGATGGTCCGGATCTACTGAGCCGCGCTGTCGCGCGGGGCGGCACTGGCGGTACGGATGCCGCGAGGTGACGCCCCGAGTTCACGGCGGCAGGCCTTGTTGAACGCCTGGAGGTCGGGGATGCCGACCGAGGCGGCGACGGCGGGGATGGAGAGCGTGGTGGCCCGCAGGAAATGGCGTGCGCGTTCCATCCGGCGGGCCCGGATGTAGCCGACGACGGTTTCCCCGGTGGCGGCGCGGAAGAGCCGGGTCAGGTGGTTGTGGGAAACGCCGGCCGCCTTCGCGATCTCCGGCACCGTCAGGGACTCCGTCAGCCGCGCCTCGATCAGGGCCGTCGCGGCCGCCACCGCCGGATGAACGGCCCGGGCGCTCTGCTCGCGCAGCGGGGTGAGCCGGGCGATCCGCCACAGGGCGGCCCACACCTCGGCGGTGGCCCGGGCCGGGGTGTTCGGCCAGGCGGCCAGTCCCTGCCGCAACTGTGCCGTGAGCAGGTCGAGCTCGCGTCCGGTGCGCTGGATCACGGGAAAGCTCTGAGGTGTTCCCGCCGAGCCCAGGCGGAGGTGGGCGTAGAGGTGCTCGGAGCGGCCCCGGTAGCGGTAACGCACCTCGGTTCCGGGCGGTACGAGGCTGACCCGCCCGGGGCGGATCGCGTGCTCGGTGCCGTCGACCGTCAAGTCGGCGTCGTAGCCGTACAGATGGAGCTGCCACAGGTCCGGCAGCGAGAACACGTCCACCTGGCCGGCCGGACC is a window encoding:
- a CDS encoding helix-turn-helix transcriptional regulator, encoding MQTVLAHLDEPPTLAAVGIGVHGPAGQVDVFSLPDLWQLHLYGYDADLTVDGTEHAIRPGRVSLVPPGTEVRYRYRGRSEHLYAHLRLGSAGTPQSFPVIQRTGRELDLLTAQLRQGLAAWPNTPARATAEVWAALWRIARLTPLREQSARAVHPAVAAATALIEARLTESLTVPEIAKAAGVSHNHLTRLFRAATGETVVGYIRARRMERARHFLRATTLSIPAVAASVGIPDLQAFNKACRRELGASPRGIRTASAAPRDSAAQ